The region ATGTGACTGAAAAAGTGTTCTTTGACGCAAAACTGGACCTGGTTGACGCAGGGGCAGCCATTGTAAGTGTCAGCGCAAACCCTAGAACTACAAAAACCACCGCAACGGTCAGCGTTTATTTTAACGTTCCAGTAACCGTAATGCCAAACGCACCAGTAGAGGGCGATGTTGTGGGTGATATGGCCAGGTCGAACCTTCTGTATACAGGACTTTTAACAACCTCCGCTAACTATGTAATGGACTATGAGGTTGTTATCCAAAACAATAATAAAATCAGCCTTTATATTCAGGACGAGGTTGGAAGAGACAGTGTTCTGGAATTCACACCTGAGGTTGAATTTGTTACAGGTTTTGATACTACAGGCTATGTAGAGAAAAATGGTCAAACGATTCAAAACGGCGGGTTCATATCCTTTAACCAGGGCGACAAGCTGTATTATATTGTAGTTCCGAATCCAAAGTATGCCGGACAATATTTCTTTGTTGAACATGCAGTGTTATCCGGGCTAGAACTAAATACCGAGCTAAGTGTTCTTGACCCTTCGTTTACAGAAGTTGAAGGAAGAACAGCTTATTCAAAGCTTGTGTTTGAAGTGCTAAGAGACGGTAAAACAACAAAATCAGCTTATTTCGAGGCCTATACGGCAGAAGGCATGGAAGCGGACCGGATGGAAGCGGAATATGTTGCCATTGCATCGGTTGACGAAACGGCACCAGCTGCAAAGGTGAACTATTCGACCACGGAGCCAACCAACCAAAATGTTACCGCAACACTTTCTGTATATGACCCGGAAAGCGGGATTCTAAAACTTGAACGTTCGTATGACGGCATAAGCTTTAGCCCCATTGACTCCGTTGTTTCGCATACCGAAACCTTTGAACAGAATGCGACGGTATATTTTAAAGTGACAAACAAAGCCGGAACAGCAACGGTACTGCCGGTCACAGTTTTAAACATTGATAAAACGCCTATCACGCAAGACACACACTACACCGTTGAATACAGCTATGAGAACTATCTTGGGAACTGGGTTCCAATCCAGGAAGGCAAAGCCTATAGAAGGGTTATGGCAACGCTCAAGTTTACCGGAGGCGGAAAAACGCTTTCGATGACAAACAACAACGCAGCCTTCTCAAGGACGCTAACGGAGGATAATAACAAATTCACATTTGAATTTAAGGATCTTTCGGGCAACACAGGTTCTCATACGGTTAGCTATAACCATTACGACAATACGATTGGCCAAACATCCTATGTGTTATCCAATACGGCCAAGACCAACAAAAATATTTTTGCAACGATCACTTTAACAGATGATTCAGGTGAAATAGCCTTTGCAGAGGTGAAGAAGGGTGATGTGGTCTATCCCTTCAAAGGGGAGCCGCTTGAGAATGAATATGTCGTTGAACTGGACAGCTCAGGAATTTATAATGTGACCGCCTATGACTATGCCGGAAACCGTTGGACGACTCCGATTACTGTCTCGAACATTAACAAAGTAGTGCCAACTGCAATTGCAAAAACGTACAGCACGCCTCCCACCACCATTACTGCACAAAGCGTGAATGTGGAGTTGACACAGTTCAGCAAGGAGTTCAAAACGATTACTGTCACTGGTGTAGAACCTGCCGGAAGCCTAACTGCCAACGATATCGTGCATATCCCCGGCACTAAAGCTGTCCGCTTTAGAAAAAATGGTACAGTGTCCATGTTCTTTGTTGACGACTATGGCAATGAAGGCCAGGAAGTGATTACCGTATCCAATATTGTGTCCACACCGCCGCAAATCAAAGCCACAGCCACATTAGCTGAAGATAAGCTGAGTGTGAATGTGACCTTTGACCAAATCCGTGACAGTGACGGCGTTCCACTGGACATTCTTAGAAAACTAACTGATCTTACCGTTTCTTATCGGGGATATGAACATGCACTTCTGACTGAAGTGAAGGATGAAGCCGGCGATGTTCTGTCCTATAAAGAGGCAATGATCAACGTTAAAACGAACGGGGAGCACGTCTTTCAAATTAGGGACCAAACAGGCATCACGCAAAAAATTCTGGTAACGGTTGAAGGAATTGAAGTGAGCGGCCCAAGGGTTAAAGAAGTCCGCTGGACATACAAATATCTCGAACAGAACCAAAGCGGCGAATGGGTGGAAAAGGATCATCAAAACAAGATTGTTGTTGGTGTGGACACCTCTGGAAAAGAAGAAGGATATGTGGTGGGCACCGACAAAAACCCGGCAACGAACCAGAATGTAAAGGTCACGGTAATTACGGATAAAGATGCTAAATTCGTGGGCGGAAACGATCCTTGGGAACAAGAGAAGTCAATGAATTATAGAGACAATGGACTTTACAATTTTAACCTTGAAGGAAGAACAGGGACCTATACCTCGTATGGTGTTGACATTGGTCTAATCGACAAAACACCCCCTGTGTTAAAACTTAAAAATGGGGAAGAGCTCATCTTCATCGAAGGCATGACGCCTAAAAAAGATGCCTCCATTGCCTATGACAAGTCCAAGCTTCTAGACTTCGAGGCATGGGATATGGTTGCGGGTAAGAAGGTAGACCTGACGAAGCGGGTCACCATAAGCTATGGAGCCGGCGGGCGGGTGTTTAACCCTGACAACATCTCGGCAAATGAATTTGTCCGCTCGAACCCGTACTATATCGACTATACGGTAAGAGATGATGCCGGGAATCAAACCACCCTTCGCCGGACCGTTCGCCTTGTGGGTCTTTATGACACCATAGCTCTTGTGAACGGCGTGATGCCAGACAGCTCCAATGCTGCGTCCGTTCTTGGAAACAAGGTTGAAATTTCTTTGAAGAATTTCTCCGGGATCTCGTATGCACGTTATGAAAAAGGTGTCTTAACCCAAGGTCAGATGAAAACAAAAGGAACGGTCCTGCGGGAGAAAAGCGGAGTGTATACCCTCGATAATGTTACAAGCGGTTGGTACACCGTATATATCCAAACGGATAAACGCGACTATTTCAACATTCATGTATATGTCTCAAATCAAGGAGGGAAATAGGCAATGACGTTCTATAGAACAATGAAACGCAGCATGGCTGCAGCTATTATTCTATCCATGCTTTTCACCTTTGCAAGTTTCCCTGTTCATGCTGACAGTAGTAATGCGGATTATTCCATTGCGAACGAATTTATGAAATATTCAATCAATTCAAAAACGGGTGGCTTCTCCATCGAAACCATTGACGGTCATCCGCAAAAAGCGTTTGATAACAACCTTCCGCTTCTGTATAAGGAAGATGCGGCCAGGAGCAACGGAACATCCTTCACAACCGTCCGTATCGACGGAAAGGATTTTATTTTCGGTCAGGAATACGGCTGGTTTGGAATTGATACCAAGCTTCATGAACCTGTCGTTTCAGAGCAAAACAGGCTTTTAACCATTGCATGGGACATTAAGGGCTATACCATCACCCAAAAGGTGTCCATTTCAATCGACCCTAACAATTCAAGGACGGGTAACATTGGTATCTCATATGATGTGAAAAATAACAATGCCACAGCCGGAAAGGTGGGGATTCGGCTTCTTCTGGACAACGCGCTGGGTTCAGAGATTGACGCACCTTATGTGCTGGTTGACCCGTCGCAACCGACAATCGTTGAAACCGAATATAGCGGTGACAACCTTCCGCAGCAAATCAGATATGTTGATTCTCTGTCGGCCTCGAACAAGACGGCTTATGCCCTCTTGTCCGGCTGGAGCGGCAACAAGGATGTCAACGTTGATAAGGTGATTGTAGGACACTGGATTAATCTTGCAAACACCAGATACGAGTATACCCCAAACCCTAGTGTAGACTTTACTAATTATTCTAACCAATACTTAGTTCCCGACACTGCAACGGCCTATTATTGGAATGAAAAAGCCATTGAGCCGGGTCAAGTCAGAATTTCTGAAATGCTCTATGGGATCGGCAGCTTTGCTGAACAAACCCAAAAGGAGCATGTATCCATAGGGATTCAAACCGGAAATGTATACTTAGCTAACGACAAAAAAGGGTATGAAAACAATGGTGTTTTTAAAGCAAATGTAACCATCGACAATAGTGTCTCAGGAGCAAAGGAACTTATAGAACCCATTGTGAAGCTTAGCCTCGAAGAGGGACTTGTGTTTGCAGCCACGAAGACACGGGAATACACGGTGAAGATTTCGGGCGGTCTTAACATTGGAACGGTGTTTAATATTCCGGATGTTGACATTATTGCAGAGACTCAGTCTATGATTACGTCAAAACGGCTGGTCGTTTCGCTAAACGCCACAGAAATTATTGATGCTAAGACCAATAAAGTGGTTGACTATAGTGCCAACACAAACATTTTGATTCCTGCAGTGGAAGGAAAGCTCCCGGAGGTTTCAATGAAGCATGTTTTCCCGGCGGCCGTTTATTATGAAGGCGACAAAAACCTTACCGTTTCTGGCGATATGAAGGTTTTGATGGAGGCCCTTTCGGGAAGTGACGGATGGAGTCTGTACCTTGTTGCATCCTCAAGCGGTGAGGCTACTCTGATTGACAAAAGAAAAATAAGCTTTATTGATGAAGGCCAAACGCTTGCGTTCTCAACGAATCAGACGTTGGCGGTTGGAAAGTATGACATTGAATTCAGATTTACAAATCAACAGCTGATCGACGCCTTCGGTACCAAAATTAAAGCAGCAGCTTCAGTGGACGTTACCGATAATTTAGCAGATAAAAGTGCAAGCTACGGCATTGTTTCGCTAGTCCGCTTCACAGACGCTGCGAACCACAGACAGTTATATGACTATATCAGTTTTACAAACGAAGATGTCATGAAGAAATTCATAGCCGGCGGCGTGAGCAAAGACGGTATTCTTCACAAAGGAATTGCCTTTAAAGAAGACGAAACAGAAATTCTGTTGACCCTTCGCGGAAAAATCAGACTTATGGATACGGGGACAGAAAAATATTACTCTGCCAGCCCGGCCGATGGCGACATTACCATCAACAGCATCTTGACCTATGACAGCACCGAAGCCCTGAAGATGACCGTTGACAGCAAGGGGGCCAAGCTGGAAGGCGATGGTACCGTCAAAGTGATCAACTCGATTAATATTTGGCATAATAAGTGGCATTTTGAAGCCAGCAATGGAACCAAATATACGCTGAACCGGGAGGCTGTTGCCGGGAAGAGGGCTCAAGCCTTTGAACTACAGCTCGGTGATGCCGGTTATATGCTGCAAAATATTGCAGGTTTTTTGATCAATATTAAGTACGGTGTTATGACCCGGGAAGATGATGATTTCGGAATTAGCTTTGGCGGAAGAATTTCAATGCCTTTAAAAGCTGCTGACTCATCCAAGGGTGAGGAGCATTATGATTATAAAGGCTCGCTCACAGCGGACGTTCAAGATGTTCTCTATGGAAGTAAAGACAGCGAGATTGGTTTTGTTGGCATTAACACAACACTCTCAGTAGCTCTGCCCAAAGATATATTAGGCCCGTTAGTAGGAAACGAAGCCGGTGTTAAAGCGGATATAACCATTAACACCATTGAAGATATTTATAGTATTGATGCCGGTGTATCTGTTACCATGCTCGAAGTAGAAGGGTCATTGGCCCTCAAAAAGGTTCCTATTAACTCCGTGCCCAAAATGATGCTGGATAAGCTCACCTTCTTTTTAGCGCCATCTACAATGAAGGTTCCTGTGGTTGCACCTTATGTATTTATCACAGGCCTTGGCGGAGGCATTTCGAACCTTGCAGATACCATTGCCGGAGAACCGGCAGGGGAGCTTCCGCCCCTTACCATCCATCTTCAAACCAGGCTATTAATTAATGCCATTATTGTGGGTGACTTTAAGCTGGATGCGAAGCTATCCGGTCTTGCCATAGAAGGCAGCGGCCACTTGGAGAAAGACGAAGAGGGAAGGCTGCTTAATATTGGGGCGGGAATGAATGTTCAATGGATCTCGCCGTTTCAGCTTAATGCCTTCGGCAGCATCAGTATTCATGCCGGAGCCATTCGTGGCGGGATCACGATTAAAATTACGGAAGATTATTTCTATGGTTATGTGTACGCAGGGCTGTTCATTCCAGACTCCATCCCGCTGCTTGGGGGCAAGGAGATCGCAGGCGTTGAGGCAGCCGTCTCCTCTGACTTTGTGGGTGCAAACTTTAAGGTCATTGGGGTGAAGCTTGGCTTCATCTATTATTGGAACGGTGACCTAAGCTTTGGCGGGTCCATCGACCTCTCTTCAAGAGGAGACGCCG is a window of Paenibacillus sp. FSL H3-0469 DNA encoding:
- a CDS encoding dockerin type I domain-containing protein — its product is MTFYRTMKRSMAAAIILSMLFTFASFPVHADSSNADYSIANEFMKYSINSKTGGFSIETIDGHPQKAFDNNLPLLYKEDAARSNGTSFTTVRIDGKDFIFGQEYGWFGIDTKLHEPVVSEQNRLLTIAWDIKGYTITQKVSISIDPNNSRTGNIGISYDVKNNNATAGKVGIRLLLDNALGSEIDAPYVLVDPSQPTIVETEYSGDNLPQQIRYVDSLSASNKTAYALLSGWSGNKDVNVDKVIVGHWINLANTRYEYTPNPSVDFTNYSNQYLVPDTATAYYWNEKAIEPGQVRISEMLYGIGSFAEQTQKEHVSIGIQTGNVYLANDKKGYENNGVFKANVTIDNSVSGAKELIEPIVKLSLEEGLVFAATKTREYTVKISGGLNIGTVFNIPDVDIIAETQSMITSKRLVVSLNATEIIDAKTNKVVDYSANTNILIPAVEGKLPEVSMKHVFPAAVYYEGDKNLTVSGDMKVLMEALSGSDGWSLYLVASSSGEATLIDKRKISFIDEGQTLAFSTNQTLAVGKYDIEFRFTNQQLIDAFGTKIKAAASVDVTDNLADKSASYGIVSLVRFTDAANHRQLYDYISFTNEDVMKKFIAGGVSKDGILHKGIAFKEDETEILLTLRGKIRLMDTGTEKYYSASPADGDITINSILTYDSTEALKMTVDSKGAKLEGDGTVKVINSINIWHNKWHFEASNGTKYTLNREAVAGKRAQAFELQLGDAGYMLQNIAGFLINIKYGVMTREDDDFGISFGGRISMPLKAADSSKGEEHYDYKGSLTADVQDVLYGSKDSEIGFVGINTTLSVALPKDILGPLVGNEAGVKADITINTIEDIYSIDAGVSVTMLEVEGSLALKKVPINSVPKMMLDKLTFFLAPSTMKVPVVAPYVFITGLGGGISNLADTIAGEPAGELPPLTIHLQTRLLINAIIVGDFKLDAKLSGLAIEGSGHLEKDEEGRLLNIGAGMNVQWISPFQLNAFGSISIHAGAIRGGITIKITEDYFYGYVYAGLFIPDSIPLLGGKEIAGVEAAVSSDFVGANFKVIGVKLGFIYYWNGDLSFGGSIDLSSRGDAVHYVHSEALDESGNLVPTTMIYGTNMRRLSTEAVAKTRAGNGVTKEINPATKDALLFEVPLRGLIQPSASEIIVTNPNGKRLTMVEDDNKGNGNYLVQSLDGTNYLYISVTDPSLIVGGNWSVSVSTPDVYIDNFAVNSVDYMPELTGVSASTSTNTSRDINVSWTTDKQGQYSGALNVYVTKDPSVMKTIESSNIQDTSSLISIGNLELDEIKSGSHVFTLPESFPEGKYHVVAMLVNHQGGMSKKITASTFTFTNPLLPQNPKSVSAVYSGDGYVKVDITGTDDTATHYLVAIQDEDGAEVENSFGQFKVGSDIILKPLENQTNRPLLQEGKTYFVIVQAVRIVESALTQAEYYRSTEFASSPSFVMPSTDKPKLVSVETNIDRSKELYYLNTDQFKATYTFDRPVKMTLNLNTEDKNTPQEFKKVWSFEEKLEDGQQLVDFTAVAENHDTLQGSRSSGAIGFTVDTKAPVLLLDEDVKTSLDKENVDNTVSNQVVFVGADSSYSFHGLTEPSASLTLDGSSDGIVIRPDGTFVVNRKASSEESNQTLMLKAVDDAGNETVVPVYLVNRVLSEYESIKLISDLENSEDQPDSIELGIGGTTALSVKALRTVDGTVLKAEDVVWDVLYNQNIIRLSQDGTLEALAPGETAIKVSYRLSAFEGQNGKTVYKELSDVIKIHVKDYGYRYEVRQTQGFSLYTIYTEMNMGKATVVIGGNKQTLLYDNLKKAYIGASKELVTGEQLTAKLGFEPTVKSPVLLRGDTDGSGAIDKVDVLATLNAILDNVYNGFSSVENWMRADTNGDGVVDIVDAQLTLMEALQR